TCCAACTCCGAGCGCGTCCGGCCCGCCATGGGCGAGCCCACGCTCACGTCATCCTGACCGGAGTAGCGCGCGAGCACTGTCTGCCAGCCCGCCAGCAGCACCATGAAGAGCGTCGCGCCTTCCTGCTGCGCCAGGACCTTCAACGCCTCCGTCAGCGGCCGGGGCCACTGGACAGGCTTGCGAGCCCCCCGGAAGGCACTCACCGCGGGCCGGGGCATGTCCGTCATCAACTCCAGCGCGGGCGGCGCGCCCCGCAACTGCTCGCGCCAGTACCCCAGCTGCTTGTCCAGCACCGCGCCGCGCAGTTGCTCGCGCTGCCAAACCGCGTAGTCCGCGTACTGGATGGGCAGCTCTGGCAGCGGCGACGGCTGTCCCTGCGCGAACACCCCGTAGAGCACCGCCACTTCCCGCACCAACACCCCCACCGACCACCCGTCCGACACGATGTGGTGCAGCACCACCATCAGGAGGTGGTCCATCTCCCCCAGCTTCACCAGCAGCGCGCGCATCAGCGGGCCCCGAGCCAGGTCGAACGGCTGCCGTGCACCGGCCTCCACCCGACGCCAGGCCTCCGCCTCGCGCGCGTCGGCGGGCT
This region of Corallococcus silvisoli genomic DNA includes:
- a CDS encoding condensation domain-containing protein; protein product: MSSSSDLSKRIANLSPEKRSELLKKLAAQKQAGGDAGGHGAFPRRNRALPAELSFAQKRLWILDQLESGTALYNVPVAVRLEGVLDVGVLERALREVVRRHESLRTTFHADDAGPVQRFSDDGVLELEHGDVTAEPADAREAEAWRRVEAGARQPFDLARGPLMRALLVKLGEMDHLLMVVLHHIVSDGWSVGVLVREVAVLYGVFAQGQPSPLPELPIQYADYAVWQREQLRGAVLDKQLGYWREQLRGAPPALELMTDMPRPAVSAFRGARKPVQWPRPLTEALKVLAQQEGATLFMVLLAGWQTVLARYSGQDDVSVGSPMAGRTRSEL